One genomic segment of Hordeum vulgare subsp. vulgare chromosome 2H, MorexV3_pseudomolecules_assembly, whole genome shotgun sequence includes these proteins:
- the LOC123430752 gene encoding uncharacterized protein LOC123430752, translating to MARRVGVVLALAAVVLLAAAEAATAQSSARPPKAQGPKPKPKPTTVKCTQSRKENPYCFNRNMDCPANCPQSCYPDCNTCKPVCVCNTPGACGDPRFIGGDGNAFYFHGRSDADFCVVSDRDLHINAHFIGKSGHSGMSRDFTWIQAIAVLFDGHRLYLGARKTGTWDDAVEHLDITLDGEPVYLPADLVDGAKWTSSRVPELSVTRTKAANGVLVAVDRKFSIRANAVPITEEESRVHRYGVTDDDCLAHLELAFKFNALTDDVHGVVGQTYRSDYVNHFDVRASMPTMGGDATFTTSSIFAADCSVARYGVSRGNDGAAVLSELAGVTCASGMDGKGVVCKK from the exons ATGGCGAGGCGTGTGGGAGTCGTGCTGGCTTTAGCGGCTGTCGTCCTTCTCGCCGCCGCGGAGGCCGCCACCGCGCAATCCTCGGCACGGCCACCCAAAGCCCAGGGCCCGAAGCCGAAGCCGAAGCCAACGACGGTCAAGTGCACTCAGAGCCGCAAGGAGAACCCCTACTGCTTCAACCGGAACATGGACTGCCCCGCCAACTGCCCCCAGTCCTGCTACCCAGACTGCAACACATGCAAACCCGTCTGCG TGTGCAACACCCCAGGGGCGTGCGGCGACCCGCGGTTCATTGGTGGTGACGGCAACGCCTTCTACTTCCACGGACGCAGCGATGCCGACTTCTGCGTCGTCTCCGACCGTGACCTTCACATCAACGCGCATTTCATCGGCAAGAGCGGCCACAGCGGCATGTCCCGGGACTTCACCTGGATCCAGGCCATCGCCGTCCTCTTCGACGGCCACCGCCTCTACCTCGGCGCCAGGAAGACCGGCACCTGGGACGACGCCGTGGAGCACCTAGACATCACCTTGGACGGTGAACCAGTCTACCTTCCCGCCGACCTCGTCGATGGTGCCAAGTGGACGTCCAGCCGCGTACCCGAGCTGTCTGTCACCCGCACCAAGGCGGCCAACGGCGTGCTGGTCGCCGTTGACAGAAAGTTCAGCATCAGGGCCAACGCCGTGCCCATCACCGAGGAGGAATCGAGGGTGCACCGCTACGGCGTCACTGACGATGACTGCCTAGCGCACCTCGAGCTGGCCTTCAAGTTTAACGCGCTCACCGACGACGTCCACGGTGTGGTCGGACAGACCTACCGCTCCGACTACGTCAACCATTTTGACGTGAGGGCCTCCATGCCCACCATGGGTGGAGATGCCACCTTCACCACCTCCAGCATTTTCGCCGCGGACTGCAGCGTGGCGCGCTATGGGGTCAGCCGTGGAAACGACGGTGCCGCGGTGCTATCTGAGCTCGCTGGTGTCACCTGCGCCAGTGGCATGGACGGCAAAGGTGTTGTGTGCAAGAAGTAA